A region of Vitis vinifera cultivar Pinot Noir 40024 chromosome 15, ASM3070453v1 DNA encodes the following proteins:
- the LOC132255177 gene encoding uncharacterized protein LOC132255177, with protein sequence MDIDYAIRKDEPHKITDTSTPEEILLYERWEKSNRLSVMYIKTKISANIRGSIEQHENVRELLKAIDEQFVTSDKALASTLIMKFTSLKLTAIRGVREHIMEMRDIVAQLKKLEVEMSESFLVHFVLNTLPPQGRKVNDGTRRKCHAGDTKERKERKISSHSEREATNFS encoded by the exons ATGGACATAGACTATGCCATAAGGAAAGATGAACCACATAAAATCACTGATACCAGCACACCTGAAGAAATACTATTGTACGAACGCTGGGAGAAATCTAATCGCCTCAGCGTGATGTACATAAAGACAAAAATTAGTGCTAATATACGTGGTTCGATCGAGCAACATGAGAATGTTCGTGAATTGCTAAAGGCTATTGACGAGCAATTCGTCACTTCAGATAAAGCCTTGGCAAGCAccctaattatgaagttcacaTCCTTGAAGCTCACCGCTATAAGAGGTGTGCGTGAACATATCATGGAGATGAGGGACATTGTGGCTCAATTGAAGAAACTCGAGGTAGAAATGTCTGAATCCTTCTTGGTGCACTTTGTCCTTAACACTCTTCCACCTCA aggaaGGAAGGTTAATGATGGAACAAGGAGAAAGTGCCATGCTGGTGAcacaaaggaaaggaaagaaaggaaaatctcaagcCATTCAGAAAGGGAAGCAACAAATTTCTCCTAA